Proteins from a genomic interval of Geodermatophilus obscurus DSM 43160:
- a CDS encoding multicopper oxidase family protein: MTGPDSPRTGPDRTTAPVPPPDDVAGRHLVPGLSRRRALQLGGLGLLGIAIGAPGWGPSAGLALAAESLTEPETLRSENGLLRVRLEVAETSVTLAGRPAHMLTYNGTVPGPTLRLRPGDRLQVELVNRLSDPTNLHTHGLHVSPKGNADNTLDVHVQPGESFRYDIQLPDDHPPGPFWYHPHEHHLTADQIWSGLYGGIVVEDAGPEVPVTRDRVLVVSDTTLDDDGHPVHVSERERTKGREGQLVLVNGQLTPTLEARPGERERWRIINTCTSRFLKLRLDGHRVDLLATDIGRLAEPRRVEEVEVLNSGRVDVLVTVGEQTGELQGLANPRTRGGDGPSGAPGALATLRVSGSPVPALPPVPAYPQLADLRGVEPAARRTMALGLDRSGGGHEDHGDGHGSGGMVMTIDGRPFDPTRTDVVTRLGTVEEWTYVNHTGMDHPMHLHVWPMQVVAVDGRPVEGVVYQDVVRVSAGGETTVRIPFEDFDGRTVHHCHINDHEDAGMMAVVEARTG; the protein is encoded by the coding sequence ATGACAGGTCCCGACTCCCCTCGAACCGGTCCGGATCGGACCACGGCCCCGGTCCCGCCTCCGGACGACGTCGCCGGCAGGCACCTCGTCCCCGGGCTCAGCCGCCGCCGCGCGCTGCAGCTGGGCGGGCTGGGCCTGCTCGGGATCGCGATCGGCGCTCCGGGGTGGGGTCCGTCCGCCGGGCTGGCCCTCGCCGCCGAATCGCTCACGGAGCCCGAGACGCTGCGCAGCGAGAACGGCCTGCTGCGGGTCCGGCTCGAGGTCGCCGAGACCTCCGTGACCCTCGCCGGCCGGCCGGCGCACATGCTCACCTACAACGGCACCGTCCCCGGTCCCACGCTGCGGCTGCGTCCCGGTGACCGGCTGCAGGTCGAGCTGGTCAACCGGCTCTCCGACCCGACCAACCTGCACACGCACGGGCTGCACGTCTCCCCGAAGGGCAACGCGGACAACACCCTCGACGTCCACGTGCAGCCGGGGGAGTCCTTCCGGTACGACATCCAGCTGCCCGACGACCACCCGCCGGGCCCGTTCTGGTACCACCCGCACGAGCACCACCTGACGGCCGACCAGATCTGGAGCGGCCTCTACGGCGGCATCGTGGTGGAGGACGCCGGCCCGGAGGTCCCGGTCACCCGGGACCGCGTCCTGGTCGTCTCGGACACCACCCTGGACGACGACGGTCACCCGGTGCACGTCTCCGAGCGGGAGCGGACGAAGGGCCGCGAGGGTCAGCTGGTCCTGGTGAACGGGCAGCTGACGCCCACGCTCGAGGCCCGCCCGGGGGAGCGGGAGCGGTGGCGGATCATCAACACCTGCACGTCCCGATTCCTCAAGCTCCGGCTCGACGGGCACCGGGTGGACCTGCTGGCCACCGACATCGGCCGGCTCGCCGAGCCGCGCCGGGTGGAAGAGGTCGAGGTCCTCAACAGCGGCCGCGTCGACGTCCTGGTCACCGTGGGGGAGCAGACCGGCGAGCTGCAGGGCCTGGCCAACCCGCGCACGCGGGGCGGTGACGGCCCCTCCGGGGCGCCGGGTGCGCTCGCGACGCTGCGGGTGAGCGGCAGCCCCGTCCCCGCCCTGCCGCCGGTGCCGGCGTATCCGCAGCTCGCGGACCTGCGCGGGGTCGAGCCCGCCGCCCGCCGCACCATGGCCCTCGGCCTCGACCGGTCCGGCGGAGGGCACGAGGACCACGGCGACGGGCACGGCTCGGGCGGGATGGTCATGACCATCGACGGCCGGCCCTTCGACCCCACCCGCACCGACGTGGTCACCCGGCTGGGGACGGTCGAGGAGTGGACCTACGTCAACCACACCGGGATGGACCACCCGATGCACCTGCACGTGTGGCCGATGCAGGTCGTCGCCGTCGACGGCCGGCCGGTCGAGGGCGTCGTCTACCAGGACGTCGTCCGGGTGTCGGCGGGCGGCGAGACGACGGTGCGCATCCCCTTCGAGGACTTCGACGGCCGCACCGTCCACCACTGCCACATCAACGACCACGAGGACGCCGGCATGATGGCGGTGGTCGAGGCCCGGACCGGCTGA
- a CDS encoding ANTAR domain-containing response regulator — translation MLVVELMAPAGHHRARRGDAHPEPDCASGSDLAGRGLGASPRRGLRTRQRGNRCYARTSDAFDEASRSMATGFAPYAAVAAETVQAYRSARETADNLQIALESRAVIEQAKGILIERHELTADQAFEALATESVNRNVKVRDIAEHLVLTGHLPLVRTRSTVGR, via the coding sequence GTGCTCGTCGTCGAGTTGATGGCTCCCGCAGGGCATCATCGGGCTCGACGCGGCGACGCGCACCCCGAGCCCGATTGCGCCAGTGGCTCCGATCTCGCGGGTCGGGGCCTCGGCGCCAGCCCACGCCGCGGACTACGCACGCGGCAGCGCGGTAACCGGTGCTACGCCCGGACGTCGGACGCCTTCGATGAGGCGAGCCGGTCGATGGCCACGGGGTTCGCCCCCTACGCGGCGGTCGCCGCCGAAACCGTCCAGGCTTACCGCAGCGCCCGGGAGACGGCCGACAACCTGCAGATCGCGCTCGAATCCCGGGCGGTGATCGAGCAGGCCAAGGGCATCCTCATCGAACGCCACGAGTTGACCGCCGACCAGGCGTTCGAAGCCCTGGCCACAGAGTCGGTGAACAGGAACGTGAAGGTGCGTGACATTGCCGAGCACCTGGTCCTCACCGGCCACCTCCCACTGGTCCGGACCCGGTCCACGGTCGGCCGCTGA
- a CDS encoding PP2C family protein-serine/threonine phosphatase, with translation MAVKVTASDGTEPQGGFTDRDEGRPAAESVGERLLGALLDRVHLIAPRLAGQLIAQEARIAGATDVSIHLQDLAQLTLRPLTGPGLVGDPLLIADSSAGQAFATEESVEEWFPDGSVRLHLPLLDGSNRVGVLGLTLPQLHDYDRQLAQRLAGLVADMIVTNDNYTDAFTRVRTAGPLSLSAHLQWQMLPPLSMTTPVVDLSGILEPAYEVGGDSFDYAFNEHVLHVAVFDAMGHGLEAATMATVIIAAYRHGRLAELPLTELYPAMDQAIATSFPGRFATAQLGHLDTETGVLSWVNAGHPPALWVRGSRVIGELTGPVSRPVGFGAGTPVVQTAQLEPGDRVLFFTDGVVEERLSDGEQFGEERLRGLIEQTTAADLTCAEAVRRLSHALMAARSGRTSDDASLLLLEWKGPPRDDELDRDIPEATPTG, from the coding sequence ATGGCCGTGAAGGTGACGGCGAGCGACGGAACGGAGCCGCAGGGCGGCTTCACCGACCGGGACGAGGGCCGGCCGGCAGCCGAGAGCGTGGGGGAACGGCTGCTGGGTGCCCTGCTGGACCGGGTGCACCTGATCGCCCCCCGGCTGGCCGGCCAGCTCATCGCGCAGGAGGCGCGGATCGCGGGGGCCACCGACGTCAGCATCCACCTGCAGGACCTCGCGCAGCTGACGCTGCGGCCGCTGACCGGGCCGGGTCTGGTCGGCGATCCACTCCTCATCGCCGACAGCTCGGCCGGGCAGGCGTTCGCCACCGAGGAGTCGGTCGAGGAATGGTTCCCCGACGGTTCGGTCCGGCTGCACCTGCCGCTGCTGGACGGGTCCAACCGGGTCGGCGTGCTCGGCCTGACCCTCCCCCAGCTGCACGACTACGACCGGCAGCTCGCCCAGCGGCTGGCCGGCCTGGTGGCGGACATGATCGTGACCAACGACAACTACACCGACGCGTTCACCCGGGTGCGCACCGCCGGGCCGCTGAGCCTGTCCGCGCACCTGCAGTGGCAGATGCTGCCGCCGCTGTCGATGACCACTCCCGTCGTAGACCTGTCGGGGATCCTGGAGCCGGCCTACGAGGTCGGTGGCGACAGCTTCGACTACGCGTTCAACGAGCACGTGCTGCACGTGGCGGTGTTCGACGCGATGGGCCACGGCCTGGAGGCCGCGACGATGGCGACCGTCATCATCGCCGCCTACCGGCACGGGCGGCTGGCCGAGCTCCCGTTGACCGAGCTGTACCCGGCGATGGACCAGGCGATCGCCACCTCGTTCCCGGGGCGTTTCGCAACCGCCCAGCTGGGTCACCTCGACACCGAGACCGGCGTGCTCAGCTGGGTCAACGCCGGGCACCCGCCCGCGCTGTGGGTGCGCGGCAGCCGGGTGATCGGTGAGCTCACCGGTCCGGTCAGCCGGCCGGTCGGCTTCGGCGCCGGCACCCCTGTCGTGCAGACGGCCCAGCTGGAGCCCGGGGACCGGGTGCTGTTCTTCACCGACGGGGTAGTCGAGGAGCGGCTGTCCGACGGTGAGCAGTTCGGCGAGGAGCGCCTGCGCGGCCTGATCGAGCAGACGACCGCGGCCGACCTGACCTGCGCGGAGGCGGTGCGGCGGCTCTCGCACGCGCTGATGGCCGCGCGCTCCGGCCGGACCAGTGACGACGCCTCGCTGCTGCTGCTGGAGTGGAAGGGCCCACCCCGGGACGACGAGCTCGACCGCGACATCCCCGAGGCGACCCCCACCGGCTGA
- a CDS encoding alanine/glycine:cation symporter family protein, with product MEALMDFIQENLIDPVSNVLWSYVLIYVLLGVGLYFGIRTRFVQVRMFGRMVRQIASSRSGSEGGISSFQAFCVGLASRVGTGNIAGVAIALTLGGPGAIFWMWVVALVGMATALIEATLAQIFKIPAGDGSFRGGPAFYIERGLGSRRGGILFAVLLIFTFGVAFNMVQANTISDVLATGHGVGEWWSAAALMILTAAVVFGGVRRIARVAEFMLPAMALAYVLLAAVIIALNVTQVGTVLGQIFSAAFGVGEAAAGITGGIAAALLNGAKRGLFSNEAGMGSAPNAAATATTSHPVKQGLIQSLGVFVDTIIVCSATAFIILFAGSAVYRPGETTEGASLTQAAVAHELGSGLNWVMTVLIFVFAFSSVLGNYSYAEVNMTFLRARPIALTVFRALVVAVVGAGALLELATVWALADVAMGFMALVNLVALVLLGRWALGALRDFERQTRAGQDPVFRSTGNKDLPRDLHDSVWTPEYAAHHDRTA from the coding sequence GTGGAGGCCCTGATGGACTTCATCCAGGAAAACCTGATCGACCCCGTCTCGAACGTTCTCTGGTCGTACGTGTTGATCTACGTGCTCCTGGGAGTGGGCCTCTACTTCGGGATCCGCACGCGCTTCGTCCAAGTCCGCATGTTCGGGCGCATGGTCCGCCAGATCGCCTCCTCCCGCAGCGGCTCCGAGGGCGGAATCTCGTCGTTCCAGGCCTTCTGCGTCGGCCTGGCCTCAAGGGTGGGGACCGGCAACATCGCCGGCGTCGCCATCGCCCTGACGCTCGGTGGCCCCGGAGCGATTTTCTGGATGTGGGTGGTGGCCCTCGTCGGCATGGCCACCGCCCTTATCGAGGCGACGCTGGCCCAGATCTTCAAGATCCCGGCCGGGGACGGCAGCTTCCGCGGCGGGCCGGCCTTCTACATCGAACGCGGTCTCGGGTCCCGGCGGGGCGGCATCCTCTTCGCCGTCCTGCTGATCTTCACCTTCGGCGTCGCGTTCAACATGGTTCAGGCCAACACCATCAGCGACGTGCTGGCCACCGGACACGGGGTCGGCGAGTGGTGGTCCGCGGCTGCCCTCATGATCCTGACGGCCGCGGTGGTGTTCGGCGGGGTCCGCCGCATTGCTCGCGTCGCCGAGTTCATGCTGCCGGCGATGGCGCTGGCCTACGTGCTGCTCGCCGCCGTGATCATCGCGCTCAACGTGACACAGGTGGGCACCGTGCTCGGGCAGATCTTCTCGGCGGCCTTCGGTGTGGGCGAGGCCGCTGCCGGCATCACCGGCGGGATCGCGGCGGCCCTGCTCAACGGCGCCAAGCGTGGGCTGTTCTCCAATGAGGCCGGCATGGGCAGTGCCCCCAACGCCGCGGCAACCGCGACCACCAGCCACCCGGTGAAGCAGGGATTGATCCAGTCGCTCGGGGTCTTCGTCGACACCATCATCGTCTGCTCCGCGACGGCGTTCATCATCCTGTTCGCCGGCTCCGCGGTGTACCGGCCCGGCGAGACAACCGAGGGAGCCTCCCTCACCCAGGCTGCCGTGGCCCACGAGCTCGGTAGCGGCCTCAACTGGGTCATGACCGTCCTGATCTTCGTCTTCGCGTTCTCCTCAGTGCTCGGGAACTACTCCTACGCGGAGGTCAACATGACCTTCCTGCGCGCTCGGCCGATCGCGCTGACGGTGTTCCGCGCGCTGGTCGTGGCCGTGGTCGGTGCCGGTGCCCTCCTGGAACTGGCCACGGTGTGGGCACTGGCCGACGTCGCCATGGGGTTCATGGCGCTGGTCAACCTCGTCGCGCTGGTCCTGCTCGGCCGCTGGGCCCTGGGCGCCCTTCGGGACTTCGAGCGGCAGACGAGGGCAGGCCAGGACCCGGTGTTCCGCAGCACCGGAAACAAGGATCTGCCTCGCGATCTGCACGACAGCGTCTGGACCCCCGAGTACGCCGCCCAC
- a CDS encoding arsenate reductase ArsC, translating into MTRPSVLFVCVHNAGRSQMAAGWLRALGGDAVEVRSAGSLPGDRVNPAAVEAMAEVGIDIADQQPKVLTTDAVEASDVVITMGCGDACPVFPGKRYLDWALEDPAGRGVAAVRPIRDEIGARVRGLLAELDVPVRG; encoded by the coding sequence ATGACCCGGCCCAGTGTCCTGTTCGTCTGCGTGCACAACGCCGGCCGCTCCCAGATGGCGGCCGGCTGGCTGCGCGCCCTCGGCGGCGACGCCGTGGAGGTCCGCTCCGCCGGCTCGCTGCCCGGCGACCGGGTCAACCCCGCGGCGGTGGAGGCGATGGCCGAGGTCGGCATCGACATCGCCGACCAGCAGCCGAAGGTGCTGACCACCGATGCGGTCGAGGCCTCCGACGTCGTCATCACCATGGGCTGCGGCGACGCCTGCCCGGTCTTCCCCGGCAAGCGCTACCTCGACTGGGCCCTGGAGGACCCGGCCGGCAGGGGTGTCGCGGCGGTGCGCCCGATCCGCGACGAGATCGGCGCCCGCGTCCGCGGGCTGCTGGCCGAGCTGGACGTGCCCGTCCGCGGCTGA